A DNA window from Actinokineospora baliensis contains the following coding sequences:
- a CDS encoding FAD-dependent oxidoreductase: MRIAIVGAGLGGLALARVLHVHGIESVVYERESARDARNQGGMLDIHSGQQALREAGLTKGFEAIARREGQDMKLLKPDGTLLVQHDTPDDAPLARPEVDRADLRALLLDSVPDHAVRWGHAFESAADGVVRFTDGTTATYDLLVGADGAQSRVRPLLTDARPTHLGQSAIELGIPDIDRTHPDLATMVGRGNYWVLGDGKSLAAQRNGDGRVRIGLSFYNTPDDWLTTTGFPLDDPAATKARLVQELEGWDPRITALIAACDDSIRQWTMTTLPVGLTWPSSPNTTLVGDAAHLMPPVGEGANMALVDGANLALALVAHPNDVPTAIAEYEQEMFARTSAAARMSAKIQAMLMAPDADQQMLRFFQRD; encoded by the coding sequence ATGCGCATCGCCATCGTGGGAGCCGGGCTGGGCGGTCTGGCGTTGGCCCGGGTTCTGCACGTGCACGGGATCGAGTCCGTCGTGTACGAGCGGGAGTCCGCCCGGGACGCCAGGAACCAGGGCGGCATGCTCGACATCCACTCTGGCCAGCAGGCGCTGCGCGAGGCGGGGCTGACCAAGGGGTTCGAAGCGATCGCCCGCCGCGAAGGCCAGGACATGAAGCTGCTCAAACCCGACGGAACGCTGCTCGTGCAGCACGACACGCCTGACGACGCCCCGCTCGCACGCCCCGAAGTCGACCGCGCCGACTTACGCGCCCTTCTGCTGGACTCCGTCCCGGATCACGCAGTGCGCTGGGGTCACGCCTTCGAGTCCGCCGCCGATGGCGTAGTGCGCTTCACCGACGGCACTACGGCGACCTATGACCTGCTGGTCGGCGCCGACGGTGCCCAGTCCCGGGTTCGCCCGCTGCTCACCGACGCCCGCCCCACCCACCTCGGCCAAAGCGCCATCGAACTCGGCATCCCCGACATCGACCGCACGCACCCCGACCTGGCAACCATGGTCGGCCGCGGCAACTACTGGGTCCTCGGCGACGGCAAGTCCCTGGCCGCGCAACGCAACGGTGACGGTCGGGTGCGCATCGGCCTCAGCTTTTACAACACGCCGGACGACTGGCTCACCACCACCGGGTTCCCCCTCGACGACCCCGCCGCCACCAAGGCCCGCCTCGTCCAGGAACTCGAGGGCTGGGACCCGCGCATCACGGCCCTCATCGCGGCCTGCGACGACAGCATCCGCCAGTGGACCATGACCACCCTCCCCGTCGGCTTGACCTGGCCCTCCTCCCCCAACACGACCCTCGTCGGCGACGCCGCGCACCTCATGCCCCCGGTGGGCGAGGGCGCCAACATGGCCCTGGTCGACGGGGCCAACCTCGCCCTCGCCCTCGTCGCCCACCCGAACGACGTCCCGACCGCCATCGCCGAGTACGAGCAGGAGATGTTCGCCCGCACCAGCGCCGCGGCCCGGATGTCGGCGAAGATCCAGGCGATGCTGATGGCGCCGGACGCCGACCAGCAGATGCTCAGGTTCTTCCAACGCGACTGA
- a CDS encoding glutathione S-transferase family protein, translating into MTNPEHSQGGKYSVKGKEFTRDTRYITTRVTLDGEDGYPVEPGRYRLVAARACPWANRAIIVRRLLGLEDALSLGLPGPTHDARSWTFDLDPDGRDPVLGIERLQEAYFKRDPEYPRGITVPAIVDTTTGAVATNDFTQITLDLSTQWRAHHREGAPDLLPEAHLEEMDEVNQRVFTDINNGVYRCGFAGSQQAYDAAYGRLWAAMDWLEERLTTRRFLVGDTITEADVRLFTTLVRWDPVYHGHFKCNRSRLTEMPALWAYARDLFQTPGFGDTVDFAQIKEHYYVVHKDINPTGIIPKGPDLTTWLTPHGRESLGGRPFGDGTPPGPDREPVDPAHTPLS; encoded by the coding sequence GTGACGAACCCCGAGCACAGCCAGGGTGGCAAGTACTCCGTCAAGGGCAAGGAGTTCACCCGCGACACCCGCTACATCACCACCCGGGTCACGCTCGACGGCGAGGACGGCTACCCCGTCGAGCCGGGCCGGTACCGGCTGGTCGCCGCGCGGGCCTGCCCGTGGGCGAACCGGGCGATCATCGTGCGGCGGCTGCTGGGGTTGGAGGACGCGCTCTCGCTCGGACTGCCCGGACCCACGCACGACGCGCGGTCGTGGACGTTCGACCTGGACCCCGACGGCCGCGACCCGGTCCTGGGCATCGAACGGCTGCAGGAGGCCTACTTCAAGCGGGACCCCGAGTACCCGCGCGGCATCACCGTCCCCGCGATCGTCGACACGACCACGGGTGCGGTGGCCACCAACGACTTCACGCAGATCACCCTCGACCTGTCGACGCAGTGGCGCGCCCACCACCGCGAGGGAGCGCCGGACCTGCTGCCCGAGGCGCACCTCGAGGAGATGGACGAGGTGAACCAGCGCGTGTTCACCGACATCAACAACGGCGTCTACCGCTGCGGGTTCGCGGGCAGCCAGCAGGCCTACGACGCCGCGTACGGCCGGTTGTGGGCGGCGATGGACTGGCTGGAGGAGCGGCTCACGACCCGCCGGTTCCTGGTCGGCGACACGATCACCGAAGCCGACGTGCGGCTGTTCACCACCCTGGTCCGCTGGGACCCGGTCTACCACGGCCACTTCAAGTGCAACCGCTCCCGGCTGACCGAGATGCCCGCGCTCTGGGCCTACGCGCGGGACCTGTTCCAGACCCCTGGCTTCGGCGACACGGTGGACTTCGCCCAGATCAAGGAGCACTACTACGTGGTGCACAAGGACATCAACCCCACCGGCATCATCCCCAAGGGCCCAGACCTCACCACCTGGCTGACCCCCCACGGCCGAGAATCCCTCGGCGGCCGCCCCTTCGGCGACGGCACCCCACCCGGCCCCGACCGTGAGCCCGTGGACCCGGCCCACACCCCGCTGTCCTGA
- a CDS encoding SGNH/GDSL hydrolase family protein: MGIRAVALGSAVAAAMVVVAPVAAAQQAVPLRWVAMGDAFTAGGIDAAGQELLVGGRRDGCGRTSGAYPKLLADRLVGTYQVVDVSCAGASIANVVLDAQRPVGRHVPFFEVYDPDFPFPLVPRQIDAVTANTAVVSVGVGGNTLGFVELVQTCLQLGEWADPDTDSPCADFFTYGGDGVVTIAERLDAVADQYGAMLDQIRAAAPRATILAVGYPTIFPTDPATCAYGYTAAGMRAFAVTSRPDIAWLRTQVVERLNLVISQQALLHGARYVDVYTPTARHDVCRPDGLNWVEGMVDRQGRWAVVRPNTAGHLATANAVQAALPTSRSAKA; this comes from the coding sequence ATGGGTATCCGTGCGGTGGCGCTGGGATCCGCGGTGGCGGCGGCGATGGTGGTGGTGGCCCCGGTGGCCGCCGCGCAGCAGGCGGTACCGCTGCGCTGGGTGGCGATGGGTGACGCGTTCACCGCGGGCGGCATCGACGCGGCCGGGCAGGAGTTGCTCGTCGGCGGGAGACGGGACGGCTGCGGCAGAACCAGCGGCGCCTACCCGAAGCTGCTCGCCGACCGGCTGGTCGGCACGTACCAGGTGGTCGACGTCAGCTGCGCCGGTGCCTCGATCGCCAACGTCGTGCTCGACGCGCAGCGCCCGGTGGGTAGGCACGTGCCGTTCTTCGAGGTCTACGACCCGGACTTCCCGTTCCCCCTGGTACCGCGCCAGATCGACGCGGTCACCGCAAATACCGCTGTCGTCAGCGTCGGGGTCGGCGGCAACACGCTGGGATTCGTCGAGCTGGTGCAGACGTGCCTGCAGCTGGGGGAGTGGGCCGATCCCGACACCGACAGCCCGTGTGCCGACTTCTTCACCTACGGCGGCGACGGCGTGGTCACCATCGCCGAGCGGCTCGACGCCGTCGCCGACCAGTACGGCGCGATGCTCGACCAGATCCGCGCCGCGGCCCCGCGCGCCACCATCCTGGCCGTCGGCTACCCCACGATCTTCCCGACCGACCCCGCCACCTGCGCCTACGGGTACACCGCCGCGGGCATGCGCGCCTTCGCCGTCACCAGCAGGCCGGACATCGCGTGGTTGCGCACCCAGGTGGTGGAGCGGCTGAACCTGGTCATCTCCCAGCAGGCGCTGCTCCACGGCGCCCGCTACGTCGACGTCTACACCCCCACCGCCCGCCACGACGTGTGCAGGCCCGATGGCCTGAACTGGGTGGAGGGCATGGTCGACCGGCAGGGCAGGTGGGCTGTGGTCCGCCCCAACACCGCTGGTCACCTGGCCACGGCGAACGCGGTCCAGGCCGCCCTGCCCACCTCTCGGTCCGCGAAGGCATGA
- a CDS encoding ATP-binding protein, protein MTRAQKPNGRRSGGSALMRTSSPVLVGRHEQLAALRAAVPARPAVVMVEGEAGVGKSRLVRELLTTDLGTTLVLIGNCQPVGEPFPYGAVLEALRAASGPLAGRRPKLSPVVGVVGPLLPEIAEYLPSPPAPTGDPRTERHRLFRGLRELLGALGPVLLVVEDLHWADSGSRQLLRFLMGDPPPNLSIVVTYRREDVPGGMPLGTAYRPPTGITSVVLRLAPLDVGEVRALTAAILGEDVVSAEFAAKLRERTAGIPFVVEETLRALRNPAGAVHADSTTARRLLEAVEVPVLLRDAMAERLAALPVTATRLAQAAAVLGAPAPADLLGEVAAIGEQRVHAALTHALEGQVLHEVDTGRYGFRHALAQQAVYDTLSGPDRQQLHDRAIEALRSVEPRPLMQLAEHSHRAGRTAAWLAYGEAAADHATEIGDAGAATALLRRLLAEPTVPAGDVDRLAVKLGQVAHLGIDQIDPTTTLERLLVDRRLSTSARGEVRLYRGLLLIRQASGAEEGRSEIEMAIADLAERPDLAAKGTSVLGQPFTGMTPLADFGLWLDRTTHYRETTEDPELRLSLLANELGSRLHTGDPKVLGMLDDLPTTAGTPGELRQLARVHCNLADAGTSSGHFQLADEMLRSGLRYAAESGAPFVASTGQVTRTRLDWLTGRWDGLAERAVRLLDEYRDLFPNSSELSLILGSLAMARGEWGEAISYLTETGAFTPEEAITPVAIAGCAALAMTALAQDDIVRACVDADRGVLILRSKGVWAWSPELGPAAVATFLAAGRELDAESFVDAMADGIADLDVPMSVAALARCRGLLAEARGDLDTAVAHYRDSIDRYERLPAPYYAALVAEREAMCLLESDGEKAADALSTLIDTFDTLGATRDAARCRHLLRGAGGAKPSRRGRRGYGNELSPREQEVARLLAAGQTNREIADVLFLSSRTVEQHAARVLRKLGVSSRAELQGEDL, encoded by the coding sequence ATGACACGGGCGCAGAAGCCGAACGGGCGGCGGTCCGGCGGGTCGGCCCTGATGCGGACCAGTTCGCCGGTGCTGGTCGGCAGGCACGAGCAGCTCGCCGCCCTGCGCGCGGCTGTTCCGGCGCGGCCCGCGGTGGTGATGGTCGAGGGGGAGGCCGGGGTCGGCAAGAGCAGGCTGGTCCGCGAGCTGCTGACCACCGACCTGGGGACGACCCTGGTGCTCATCGGCAACTGCCAGCCGGTCGGTGAGCCGTTCCCGTACGGCGCGGTGCTCGAAGCGCTGCGCGCGGCCTCGGGTCCGCTCGCGGGCAGGCGCCCGAAGCTGAGTCCCGTCGTCGGGGTGGTGGGGCCGTTGCTCCCGGAGATCGCCGAGTACCTGCCCAGCCCGCCCGCCCCGACGGGTGATCCGCGCACCGAGCGCCACCGCCTGTTCCGCGGCCTGCGGGAGCTGCTCGGCGCGCTGGGTCCGGTGTTGCTGGTCGTGGAGGACCTGCACTGGGCCGACAGCGGTTCCCGGCAACTGCTGCGCTTCCTGATGGGCGACCCGCCGCCGAACCTGTCCATCGTGGTCACCTACCGCCGCGAGGACGTGCCGGGTGGGATGCCGCTGGGCACCGCCTACCGCCCGCCGACCGGCATCACCAGCGTGGTGCTGCGGCTCGCCCCGCTCGACGTCGGCGAGGTCCGGGCGTTGACCGCGGCCATCCTCGGTGAGGACGTGGTGTCCGCCGAGTTCGCCGCCAAGCTGCGTGAGCGGACCGCGGGTATCCCGTTCGTCGTCGAGGAGACACTGCGCGCGCTGCGCAACCCGGCGGGCGCCGTGCACGCGGACAGCACGACGGCGCGCAGGCTCCTGGAAGCCGTCGAGGTCCCGGTCCTGCTGCGCGACGCCATGGCCGAGCGCCTGGCCGCGCTACCGGTCACCGCGACCCGGCTCGCCCAGGCGGCGGCCGTGCTCGGCGCACCCGCACCGGCGGACCTGCTAGGCGAGGTCGCGGCGATCGGGGAGCAGCGGGTGCACGCCGCGCTCACGCACGCGCTCGAGGGCCAGGTCCTGCACGAAGTGGACACCGGCCGCTACGGGTTCCGGCACGCGCTCGCCCAACAGGCCGTGTACGACACGCTCAGCGGCCCGGACCGCCAGCAGTTGCACGACCGGGCGATCGAGGCCCTGCGGTCGGTCGAGCCGCGCCCGCTCATGCAGTTGGCCGAACACAGCCACCGCGCGGGCCGCACAGCGGCGTGGCTGGCCTATGGCGAGGCCGCGGCTGACCACGCCACGGAGATCGGCGACGCGGGCGCGGCCACGGCACTGCTGCGGCGGCTGTTGGCCGAGCCCACGGTGCCCGCGGGCGACGTCGACCGGCTCGCGGTCAAGCTCGGCCAGGTCGCCCACCTGGGCATCGACCAGATCGACCCGACCACCACCCTGGAGCGGCTGCTGGTCGACCGGCGGTTGTCCACCTCGGCGCGCGGCGAGGTGCGGCTCTACCGCGGTCTGCTGCTGATCCGGCAGGCCAGCGGCGCCGAGGAGGGGCGCTCGGAGATCGAGATGGCCATCGCCGACCTCGCCGAACGCCCCGACCTGGCCGCCAAAGGCACCTCGGTGCTGGGGCAGCCGTTCACCGGCATGACCCCGTTGGCCGACTTCGGCCTGTGGCTCGACCGCACCACGCACTACCGGGAGACCACCGAGGACCCGGAGCTGCGGCTGTCCCTGCTGGCCAACGAACTCGGGTCCAGGCTGCACACCGGCGACCCGAAGGTGCTCGGCATGCTCGACGACCTGCCGACCACCGCGGGCACGCCGGGGGAGCTGCGCCAGCTCGCCCGAGTCCACTGCAACCTGGCCGACGCGGGCACCTCCAGCGGCCACTTCCAACTCGCGGACGAGATGCTGCGCAGCGGGCTGCGCTACGCCGCCGAGAGCGGCGCGCCGTTCGTGGCCAGCACCGGCCAGGTCACCCGGACCCGCCTGGACTGGCTCACCGGCCGGTGGGACGGCCTCGCCGAGCGCGCGGTGCGGCTGCTCGACGAGTACCGGGACCTGTTCCCCAACTCCAGCGAGCTGAGCCTGATCCTGGGTTCCCTGGCGATGGCGCGCGGCGAGTGGGGCGAGGCGATCAGCTACCTCACCGAGACCGGCGCGTTCACCCCGGAGGAGGCGATCACGCCGGTGGCCATCGCCGGGTGCGCGGCGCTGGCCATGACCGCCCTCGCGCAGGACGACATCGTGCGGGCCTGTGTGGACGCCGACCGCGGTGTGCTGATCCTGCGGTCCAAGGGCGTGTGGGCGTGGTCGCCTGAGCTGGGTCCCGCCGCGGTCGCGACCTTCCTGGCCGCGGGCCGGGAACTGGACGCGGAGTCGTTCGTGGACGCCATGGCCGACGGGATCGCCGACCTCGACGTGCCGATGAGCGTGGCCGCCCTGGCCCGGTGCCGGGGCCTCTTGGCCGAAGCTCGCGGTGACCTCGACACCGCCGTCGCGCACTACCGGGACTCGATCGACCGCTACGAGCGGCTGCCTGCGCCGTACTACGCCGCACTGGTCGCCGAACGCGAGGCGATGTGCCTACTCGAGAGCGACGGCGAGAAGGCGGCGGACGCACTGTCCACTCTGATCGACACCTTCGACACGCTCGGCGCCACCCGCGACGCGGCCCGGTGCAGGCACCTGCTGCGCGGTGCTGGCGGCGCGAAACCCTCCCGTCGCGGCAGGCGCGGCTACGGCAACGAGCTGTCTCCCCGGGAACAGGAGGTGGCGCGGCTGTTGGCCGCGGGCCAGACCAACCGGGAGATCGCCGACGTCCTGTTCCTGTCCTCGCGGACGGTCGAGCAGCACGCGGCACGCGTCCTGCGCAAACTCGGCGTCTCCTCCCGCGCGGAGCTGCAAGGCGAAGACCTCTAG
- a CDS encoding DUF11 domain-containing protein — MPRATTARCAAVATAALLTLTTAAVPASAVFPGLNGKIYYHDGTGDNVDVYSVNPDGTERGRLTTDPGVDTSPVVSPDGRKVAFISTRSGDEQVWVMNADGSGQTRVSGDGVVGRGFVVWVLSWSPDGRVFYANRDEVIVSVNADGTGHASTGVRGADPVVSPKGDRIAYVRPSSAIGGGDLWVSDPGGGNPVRLTDNPDYTSAWHPDWSPDGTRIAFTLFSRVTSGTAVVNADGTGLTTLTGGPTEYGPQWSPDGTRVLVTAALGRAFDVVKPDGTGRTRLAASPGGPTATIMAGDWAVATTADAAITLTAAAPPIGARIDYTLTVTNNGPAPLTSATVVLTLPAGSIPAQAPTGCTPAGAQVTCVIGPLDPGKSTQRAIRANAGLLVLGQLNARATRVAGTPQDPNPANDTAAATCASLTALIITC, encoded by the coding sequence ATGCCACGCGCCACAACCGCCCGCTGCGCCGCGGTCGCCACCGCCGCCCTGCTCACCCTCACCACGGCGGCGGTACCGGCGTCGGCGGTGTTCCCCGGGCTCAACGGCAAGATCTACTACCACGACGGGACCGGGGACAACGTCGACGTGTACTCCGTCAACCCGGACGGCACCGAGCGCGGCAGGCTCACCACCGACCCCGGGGTGGACACCTCCCCGGTCGTCTCGCCGGACGGCAGGAAAGTCGCGTTCATCAGCACCCGCTCCGGCGACGAGCAGGTCTGGGTGATGAACGCCGACGGCAGCGGCCAGACCCGGGTCAGCGGCGACGGGGTCGTCGGCCGGGGATTCGTGGTGTGGGTGCTGTCCTGGTCGCCGGACGGCCGGGTCTTCTACGCCAACCGCGACGAGGTCATCGTCTCGGTGAACGCCGACGGCACCGGCCACGCCTCGACCGGCGTGCGAGGGGCGGACCCGGTCGTGTCCCCGAAGGGCGACCGGATCGCCTACGTGCGTCCGTCGTCGGCCATTGGCGGCGGCGACCTGTGGGTGTCGGATCCCGGCGGCGGCAACCCCGTCCGGTTGACCGACAACCCCGACTACACCAGCGCCTGGCACCCGGACTGGTCGCCCGACGGCACCCGCATCGCCTTCACCCTGTTCAGCCGGGTCACCTCGGGCACCGCGGTGGTCAACGCCGACGGCACCGGCCTGACCACGCTGACCGGCGGGCCCACCGAGTACGGGCCGCAGTGGTCGCCGGACGGTACGCGGGTCTTGGTCACCGCCGCGCTCGGCCGCGCCTTCGACGTGGTCAAACCCGACGGCACCGGCCGCACCCGCCTCGCCGCCTCCCCCGGCGGCCCGACCGCCACGATCATGGCGGGCGACTGGGCCGTCGCCACCACCGCCGACGCTGCGATCACCCTCACCGCCGCCGCGCCCCCGATCGGCGCCCGCATCGACTACACGCTCACCGTCACCAACAACGGCCCCGCGCCGCTGACCTCGGCCACGGTCGTGCTGACGCTCCCTGCGGGCTCGATCCCCGCGCAGGCACCCACTGGCTGCACCCCCGCCGGCGCCCAGGTCACCTGCGTGATCGGCCCGCTGGACCCGGGCAAGTCCACCCAACGCGCCATCCGCGCGAACGCCGGACTCCTCGTCCTCGGTCAGCTCAACGCCCGCGCCACCCGAGTGGCCGGAACACCCCAGGACCCCAACCCGGCCAACGACACCGCAGCCGCGACCTGCGCGTCCCTGACCGCGCTGATCATCACCTGCTGA
- a CDS encoding TetR/AcrR family transcriptional regulator: MLVWERPEPPDRPTPAPLSRELIVGAAIRLADADGLDAVSLRKVAAVLDVGPMRLYGYLATKEELLDLMVDAVHAEVRPTGHDWRTVLLSLAHATRQAVHRHEWLADLLGGRPQLGPNTLACGDAVLAGMAGVDLDTVVPAVAAVNAYVIGAVRREITERRAERASGLDKDEWQTTHGPYLKRIFADGHYPALANLVHNGPHLNADHTFEAGLALVLDGIATRVRGRSA; this comes from the coding sequence ATGCTCGTGTGGGAGCGGCCGGAGCCGCCAGACCGTCCGACGCCCGCCCCGCTGAGCCGGGAACTGATCGTCGGCGCGGCGATCCGGTTGGCTGACGCGGACGGTTTGGACGCGGTGTCGCTGCGCAAGGTGGCCGCGGTGCTCGATGTCGGCCCGATGCGCCTCTACGGCTACCTCGCCACCAAAGAAGAACTGCTCGACCTGATGGTCGACGCCGTCCACGCCGAGGTCCGCCCGACCGGGCACGACTGGCGGACAGTCCTGCTGTCCCTCGCCCACGCCACCCGGCAGGCCGTCCACCGGCACGAATGGCTCGCCGACCTCCTCGGCGGCCGCCCCCAACTCGGCCCCAACACCCTGGCCTGCGGCGACGCCGTCCTAGCCGGGATGGCGGGCGTTGACCTCGACACCGTCGTCCCCGCCGTCGCCGCGGTCAACGCCTACGTGATCGGCGCGGTCCGCCGCGAGATCACCGAACGCCGCGCCGAACGGGCCTCCGGACTGGACAAGGACGAGTGGCAGACCACCCACGGCCCCTACCTGAAGCGGATCTTCGCCGATGGCCACTACCCCGCCCTGGCCAACCTCGTCCACAACGGACCACACCTCAACGCCGACCACACCTTCGAGGCGGGCCTCGCCCTTGTCCTCGACGGCATCGCGACGCGCGTGCGGGGCCGATCCGCGTAG
- a CDS encoding DNA-3-methyladenine glycosylase family protein: MTQHTLVRTTLPATAPFDFGASLRFIRGFPAMVGEQGAGSDVLTKAVRENGVVVGARLAAADGGLACELESAGPITEETVTAVAARLGFHLGLDDDLVPFYALAEQDPPFARVVDRLRGYHQVKFPSPLEMLCWAVLCQRVPMPVARAMKLAIVDHFPNTVTLDGAVLSAFPDLDQLLSLDEPTLHGLIGNARKAGYLYRGLRAWAEIDENDLRTGDYDEVRERLLALPGVGPWSATFILIRGLGRMERMSPDKEGLHAAAKVYGRPISESEFTALADHYGPHQGYWGHYLRVGS, encoded by the coding sequence ATGACCCAGCACACCCTGGTGCGCACCACGCTGCCCGCCACCGCACCGTTCGACTTCGGCGCGAGCCTGCGCTTCATCCGCGGCTTCCCGGCGATGGTCGGCGAGCAGGGCGCGGGTTCCGACGTGCTGACCAAGGCGGTGCGGGAGAACGGGGTGGTCGTCGGGGCTCGGCTGGCGGCGGCGGACGGGGGACTCGCGTGTGAGCTGGAGTCGGCGGGGCCCATCACCGAGGAGACCGTGACGGCGGTGGCGGCTCGGCTCGGGTTCCACCTAGGACTCGACGACGACCTGGTGCCGTTCTACGCGCTGGCCGAGCAGGACCCGCCGTTCGCCCGGGTCGTCGACCGGCTGCGCGGGTACCACCAGGTCAAGTTCCCGTCACCGCTGGAGATGCTCTGCTGGGCCGTGCTGTGCCAGCGGGTCCCGATGCCGGTCGCCCGCGCGATGAAGCTCGCCATCGTCGACCACTTCCCCAACACGGTCACCCTCGACGGCGCGGTCCTGTCCGCCTTCCCCGACCTGGACCAACTGCTCTCGCTCGACGAACCCACCCTGCACGGCCTCATCGGCAACGCCCGCAAGGCGGGCTACCTCTACCGGGGCCTGCGCGCCTGGGCCGAGATCGACGAGAACGACCTGCGCACCGGCGACTACGACGAGGTCCGCGAACGCCTCCTCGCCCTCCCCGGCGTCGGCCCGTGGTCGGCCACGTTCATCCTGATCCGGGGCCTGGGCCGGATGGAGCGCATGTCCCCGGACAAGGAGGGCCTGCACGCCGCCGCGAAGGTGTACGGGCGGCCGATCAGCGAGTCCGAGTTCACCGCACTCGCCGACCACTACGGCCCCCACCAGGGCTACTGGGGGCACTACCTCCGGGTGGGCAGCTAG
- a CDS encoding amidase, giving the protein MEWNLLSAEEILAALRAGDVTSVELTEAAIACIERDDKAINSICVPDFDRARAAAHTADQARASGEDRPLLGVPVTVKESYNMVGLPTTWGMPHHRNYLPAEDAVQVSRLKDAGAVILGKTNVPLGLQDMQSFNGIYGTTNNPWDHERTAGGSSGGSAAALAAGFGALSIGSDLASSLRTPAHFCGVYAHKPTLGLAATRGMVAPPAPPLPVEFNLAVVGPMARTARDLTLLLDVMAGPDPLTHGVAYQVTLPPARHQRLSDFRVLVIEEHPLIPTGSAVRAGVNRVVDALVDGGAQVARHSDLLPDLAESATLYMQLLVSGSTARFPTESPEQVRARLAGESADDHSLDAARSRAMVFSHHEWLEVSNRRELHRHQWRQLFAGFDAVVCPVTPTPAFPHDHHPDLLERRIDIDGVEYPYFDQFVWAGLATASGLPATAIPTGLSPEGLPVGVQLIGPMFEDRTPLRLAELLEQRFGGFQAPVNRAGTSGG; this is encoded by the coding sequence ATGGAGTGGAACCTGCTGTCGGCCGAGGAAATCCTTGCCGCACTGCGCGCCGGTGACGTGACGTCCGTGGAACTGACCGAGGCGGCGATCGCCTGTATCGAGCGGGATGACAAGGCGATCAACTCGATCTGCGTGCCGGACTTCGACCGCGCGCGGGCAGCCGCGCACACCGCCGACCAGGCGCGTGCCAGCGGCGAGGACCGACCGCTGCTCGGGGTGCCGGTAACGGTCAAGGAGTCCTACAACATGGTCGGGCTGCCCACGACCTGGGGCATGCCGCACCACCGGAACTACCTGCCCGCCGAAGACGCGGTGCAGGTGTCGCGGCTCAAAGACGCGGGCGCGGTGATCCTCGGCAAGACCAATGTCCCGCTCGGATTGCAGGACATGCAGAGCTTCAACGGGATCTACGGGACCACCAACAACCCGTGGGACCACGAGCGCACCGCGGGTGGATCCTCCGGCGGATCAGCCGCGGCTCTGGCGGCGGGGTTCGGCGCGTTGTCCATCGGCTCGGACCTCGCGAGTTCGCTGCGCACCCCAGCGCACTTCTGCGGCGTCTACGCGCACAAGCCGACACTCGGGCTGGCCGCTACCCGGGGCATGGTGGCGCCTCCCGCACCGCCGTTGCCGGTCGAGTTCAACCTCGCCGTCGTGGGTCCGATGGCGCGTACCGCCCGCGACCTCACGCTCCTGCTCGACGTCATGGCCGGGCCGGACCCGTTGACGCACGGGGTGGCGTACCAGGTGACCCTGCCGCCCGCGCGACACCAGCGGCTGAGCGACTTCCGGGTCCTGGTCATCGAGGAACACCCGCTCATCCCGACCGGGTCCGCTGTGCGGGCAGGCGTGAACCGCGTGGTCGACGCACTTGTGGACGGCGGCGCCCAGGTGGCGCGACACAGCGACCTGCTGCCCGACCTGGCCGAATCCGCGACGCTCTACATGCAACTGCTGGTCTCCGGCTCCACCGCGCGCTTCCCCACCGAATCACCAGAGCAGGTGCGAGCCCGCTTGGCCGGTGAGAGCGCGGACGACCACAGCCTCGACGCCGCGCGGTCGCGTGCCATGGTGTTCAGCCACCACGAATGGCTTGAGGTGAGCAACCGCCGCGAACTCCACCGCCACCAGTGGCGGCAGTTGTTCGCCGGGTTCGACGCCGTGGTGTGCCCGGTCACGCCGACGCCCGCTTTCCCGCACGACCACCACCCCGACCTGCTGGAACGCCGGATCGACATCGACGGGGTCGAGTACCCGTACTTCGACCAGTTCGTCTGGGCCGGGCTGGCCACCGCGTCAGGCCTGCCCGCCACGGCCATCCCCACGGGCCTGTCGCCGGAGGGCCTGCCGGTGGGGGTGCAGCTGATCGGTCCGATGTTCGAGGACCGCACCCCACTGCGGCTGGCCGAGCTGCTCGAGCAGAGGTTCGGCGGCTTCCAGGCGCCGGTCAACCGAGCTGGGACCTCCGGCGGATGA